In Eriocheir sinensis breed Jianghai 21 chromosome 8, ASM2467909v1, whole genome shotgun sequence, the following proteins share a genomic window:
- the LOC126995645 gene encoding uncharacterized protein LOC126995645 has protein sequence MTWTRPAWCRRAGMTLVVAAVVLAGVAAVGAASVSGGGSQQQLTQEERLYHPRSPLYRHARARRLASPPTKESEPSGDVGAMVGRLQQLTNTSTSAVVNTTAGGGGGGKGGGNIVKPQEVRRRGKTRENVLLSVSKTRSYNTFIDTSRVNKSKRSPRMVKCAIEPPILKLPQSDDHVIDVAVIVPCNESHQYSRMKVLPVVELAVRYLQENGLRGPLENYTINIRYRDSRLSSTYGPLAAVDLFFNNSAGECAKCCYLWFQGPGAVLIFIFFHSTHVFLSPPSAGKCGEVLVRVRTPKAWHSAFIFSSFRDYIFLVLCLIFG, from the coding sequence ATGACGTGGACGCGGCCAGCCTGGTGCAGGCGGGCGGGCATGacgctggtggtggcggcggtggtcctggcgggggtggcggcagTGGGGGCGGCGTCCGTGAGTGGGGGCGGCTCACAACAACAGCTCACTCAGGAGGAGAGGCTCTACCACCCCCGTTCTCCCTTGTACCGCCACGCCCGCGCCCGCCGCCTCGCTAGTCCCCCCACCAAGGAGTCTGAACCCTCTGGGGATGTCGGCGCTATGGTTGGGCGTCTACAACAGCTCACAAATACCTCCACGTCCGCTGTGGTGAACACAACggcaggcggcggcggtggagggaaGGGCGGAGGGAATATAGTAAAGCCGCAGGAGGTGAGAAGGCGAGGGAAAACCCGCGAAAATGTGCTCCTGTCGGTTAGTAAGACGCGTAGCTACAACACGTTCATAGACACGAGTAGAGTCAACAAGAGCAAGAGGTCGCCCCGCATGGTGAAATGTGCTATCGAGCCGCCCATATTAAAACTGCCCCAGAGCGACGACCACGTGATCGACGTGGCGGTGATCGTGCCGTGTAACGAGTCGCACCAGTACTCCCGCATGAAGGTGCTGCCCGTGGTGGAGCTGGCCGTGCGCTACCTCCAGGAGAACGGCCTCCGCGGACCTCTGGAAAACTACACCATCAATATCCGCTACAGGGATTCGCGGCTGTCCTCCACCTACGGCCCGCTCGCTGCCGTCGACCTCTTCTTCAATAACTCCGCAGGTGAGTGTGCGAAGTGTTGTTACCTGTGGTTTCAAGGCCCTGGCGCTGTgctcatttttatcttctttcattcaACGCATGTTTTTTTATCACCTCCCTCGGCAGGTAAGTGTGGAGAGGTATTGGTACGTGTACGAACTCCAAAGGCCTGGCACTccgcttttattttctcttcctttagggACTACatatttcttgttctttgtttAATATTTGGATGA